One genomic window of Maribacter aquivivus includes the following:
- a CDS encoding PorP/SprF family type IX secretion system membrane protein — protein MRRLIFTILLILTVVLCGYAQQDAQYTQYMYNTISVNPAYAGSRGVLSIAALHRSQWVGLDGAPTTQTLNFHTPVSDHVGLGLSVVNDEIGNGTNQDTYIDAAFSYTVNTSEEGKLSFGLKAGGHLFNVDFTKLRNYGAETNLPNIDNKFSPNFGAGIYYHTDQFYAGLSVPNFLQTEHFDSSDTNSSSLIAQERMNFYLITGYVFDLKNNVKFKPAALIKAVKGAPLQVDLSANFLFNDKFSLGAAYRWDAALSALFGFQLNDQLMLGLAYDKETTDLGATRFNDGSFEIMLRYEFLNKYKRVITPRFF, from the coding sequence ATGAGAAGATTAATTTTCACAATTTTACTAATACTTACAGTCGTACTATGCGGCTACGCCCAACAAGATGCGCAGTACACACAGTACATGTACAATACGATATCGGTGAACCCAGCGTATGCGGGTTCCCGAGGGGTATTGAGCATAGCGGCACTGCACCGTTCGCAGTGGGTGGGGCTTGACGGCGCACCTACGACGCAGACGCTTAACTTCCATACGCCGGTATCGGACCATGTAGGCCTTGGGCTATCGGTGGTGAACGACGAGATCGGTAACGGAACCAACCAGGATACCTATATCGATGCGGCGTTCAGCTATACGGTGAACACCTCTGAAGAAGGCAAGCTGTCGTTCGGACTAAAAGCGGGCGGACACCTGTTCAACGTCGACTTTACGAAACTAAGAAACTACGGTGCGGAGACCAACCTACCGAACATAGACAACAAGTTCTCGCCGAACTTCGGAGCGGGCATCTATTACCATACGGACCAGTTCTATGCAGGACTATCGGTACCGAACTTTTTACAGACCGAGCATTTCGACAGTTCGGATACGAACAGTTCCAGCCTTATCGCACAGGAACGTATGAACTTCTATTTGATCACGGGCTATGTGTTCGATCTGAAGAACAACGTAAAGTTCAAGCCTGCGGCACTGATAAAAGCAGTAAAGGGAGCACCGTTACAAGTTGACCTAAGTGCGAACTTCCTTTTCAACGACAAGTTCTCTTTGGGAGCGGCGTACAGATGGGACGCGGCATTGAGCGCACTGTTCGGTTTTCAACTGAACGACCAGTTGATGCTGGGTCTTGCCTATGACAAGGAAACGACCGACCTGGGAGCTACACGGTTCAACGACGGTTCTTTCGAGATCATGCTGAGATATGAGTTCTTGAACAAGTACAAACGAGTGATCACCCCAAGATTCTTTTAA